In a single window of the Peptococcaceae bacterium 1198_IL3148 genome:
- a CDS encoding ATP-dependent Clp protease ATP-binding subunit — MFAKFTERARKVIALAQEEAKNMNTPYIGTEHILLGLISEGQGVAAQVLKQLGIDANGVRASVEKLVGKGQGTLKNQELFLTPRGKRVIELAVLHANRMGHNYVGTEHLLLGLIHEGEGVAAQILVAMGADINRVQSLLVQMLGGINNADNPNNDMHMGDKGGGCSGGSCGMGKPSKTLSEFGRDLNAMVREGKLDPVVGRQKEIERVIQVLSRRTKNNPVLVGEPGVGKTAIAEGLAQLIVKGDVPETLRNKRVITLDLSAMVAGTKYRGDFEDRLKNFINEVKEDGNVIVFIDELHTLIGAGAAEGSIDASNILKPALARGEFQTIGATTLDEYRKHIEKDPALERRFQPVTVAEPTVEETVQILEGLRDKYEAHHRVRISDEALKAAAKLSDRYITDRFLPDKAIDLVDEAASRVRMQAYTATPDMKDLENKLAEIKSEKESAVNNQEFEKAAKLRDQEKELQRQLEEQRTHWKQQQGNENLVVDEEQVAHIVSSWTGVPVQKLAQNESERLLKLEEILHQRVVGQGEAVQAVARAVRRTRAGLKDPKRPIGSFIFLGPTGVGKTELAKALAEAMFGDEDAMVRIDMSEYMEKHTVSRLIGSPPGYVGYDEGGQLTEAVRRRPYSVVLLDEIEKAHPDVFNILLQVLEDGRLTEAKGRTVDFRNTVIIMTSNVGIQRLKQTPVVGIRTGEDNDNKAEEIRHSLKKELERTFRPEFLNRIDEIIYFHALSREHIKEIVGLMLGEVTKRMAEKDIYLEFTDQAKAMLAERGFSEEYGARPLRREIQKVVEDKLSEELLAGHIKHGDKVKMDVLDGEMVVRTV, encoded by the coding sequence ATGTTTGCTAAATTTACTGAACGGGCCAGAAAAGTAATAGCATTGGCCCAAGAAGAGGCTAAAAATATGAATACCCCTTACATTGGTACTGAACATATACTTTTAGGATTAATCAGTGAGGGGCAGGGAGTGGCCGCCCAAGTGTTAAAACAGTTAGGAATTGATGCCAATGGTGTCAGAGCAAGTGTAGAAAAATTAGTTGGCAAAGGCCAAGGGACGTTAAAAAATCAAGAACTATTTTTAACACCTAGGGGCAAAAGGGTAATTGAGCTGGCGGTTTTGCACGCCAATAGAATGGGACATAACTATGTTGGCACTGAGCATTTGTTGCTGGGCCTAATCCATGAAGGGGAAGGGGTGGCGGCGCAAATATTGGTGGCAATGGGTGCAGATATTAATCGGGTGCAAAGTTTGTTGGTACAAATGCTTGGCGGTATTAACAATGCAGATAACCCCAATAACGATATGCATATGGGCGATAAGGGTGGCGGCTGCTCCGGTGGCAGTTGTGGTATGGGTAAACCGTCAAAAACACTTAGCGAGTTTGGTCGGGACTTAAATGCCATGGTGCGGGAAGGAAAACTGGACCCGGTTGTGGGCCGCCAAAAGGAAATTGAGCGAGTAATTCAAGTGTTGAGCAGACGGACTAAAAATAATCCGGTGCTGGTGGGAGAACCGGGCGTAGGTAAAACAGCCATTGCCGAAGGCTTGGCGCAATTGATTGTTAAAGGCGATGTACCGGAGACTTTAAGAAATAAGCGGGTTATCACGTTGGATTTATCCGCTATGGTGGCGGGCACCAAGTACCGTGGTGACTTTGAGGATCGTCTAAAAAACTTTATTAATGAAGTCAAAGAAGACGGCAATGTCATTGTGTTTATTGATGAATTGCACACTTTAATTGGTGCAGGGGCAGCAGAGGGTTCCATTGACGCCTCCAATATACTGAAACCGGCTTTGGCCAGAGGCGAATTCCAGACCATTGGGGCCACCACCCTTGACGAATACCGTAAGCATATTGAAAAGGATCCCGCTTTGGAACGACGTTTTCAACCGGTGACAGTGGCAGAGCCCACTGTGGAGGAAACCGTTCAAATACTGGAGGGCCTAAGAGATAAGTACGAAGCTCACCACCGGGTACGCATATCTGATGAAGCCCTAAAGGCGGCAGCAAAACTATCTGATCGCTATATAACGGATCGTTTTTTACCCGATAAAGCCATTGATTTAGTGGATGAAGCGGCTTCCAGAGTACGGATGCAAGCATATACCGCCACTCCGGACATGAAGGATTTAGAAAACAAATTGGCAGAGATTAAGTCAGAAAAAGAGTCGGCGGTAAACAACCAAGAGTTTGAAAAGGCTGCCAAGCTAAGGGATCAAGAAAAGGAACTTCAGCGACAACTTGAAGAACAAAGAACCCATTGGAAACAGCAACAAGGAAATGAAAACTTGGTGGTGGATGAAGAACAAGTGGCCCATATTGTTTCCAGTTGGACAGGAGTGCCGGTGCAAAAGTTGGCCCAAAATGAATCAGAGCGGTTGCTGAAATTGGAGGAAATACTGCATCAACGGGTTGTGGGTCAAGGGGAAGCTGTTCAGGCGGTGGCTAGGGCCGTTCGCCGCACCAGAGCTGGTCTAAAGGACCCGAAACGGCCCATCGGTTCTTTCATCTTTCTTGGCCCCACCGGTGTGGGCAAGACCGAATTGGCTAAGGCGCTGGCAGAGGCCATGTTTGGCGATGAGGATGCCATGGTGCGGATAGACATGTCAGAGTACATGGAGAAACATACTGTATCACGGTTAATCGGTTCACCTCCGGGTTATGTTGGTTATGATGAGGGGGGCCAGTTGACCGAAGCCGTTCGACGCCGTCCTTACTCCGTTGTTTTATTGGATGAAATTGAAAAGGCTCACCCAGATGTATTCAATATATTACTACAGGTTTTAGAGGACGGCCGCCTTACCGAAGCCAAAGGACGAACGGTAGATTTTCGCAACACTGTGATTATCATGACTTCCAACGTCGGCATTCAAAGGCTAAAGCAAACACCGGTGGTGGGCATTCGCACTGGTGAAGACAATGATAATAAAGCAGAAGAGATCAGACATTCACTGAAAAAAGAATTGGAAAGGACATTCAGACCGGAATTTTTAAACCGGATAGATGAAATTATTTACTTCCATGCCTTGTCTCGGGAACATATTAAAGAAATTGTCGGCTTAATGCTTGGTGAGGTCACCAAACGGATGGCAGAGAAAGATATTTACTTAGAGTTTACTGATCAGGCCAAAGCTATGTTGGCCGAGCGGGGCTTTAGTGAAGAATATGGCGCTAGGCCATTGCGGCGGGAGATCCAAAAGGTGGTCGAAGATAAGTTATCGGAGGAACTGTTGGCGGGCCACATCAAACACGGTGATAAAGTAAAAATGGACGTATTAGATGGTGAAATGGTAGTACGCACAGTATAA
- the radA gene encoding DNA repair protein RadA yields the protein MRAKSSFLCQECGHQSPRWLGRCPNCDAWNSLVEEVSSPVKKKIKANSAPMPMLLSEVPLAQEERYSTGIGELDRVLGDGVVPGSLVLIGGDPGIGKSTLLLQAANSLSAGGKVLYVSGEESIKQVGIRAKRLGINNSNLYLACETDIDIICEQLSQLSPRVVIIDSIQTMIQADISSAPGSVSQVRECTSRLMRYAKHYGISIFIVGHVTKEGTLAGPRVLEHMVDTVLYFEGDRHQAFRILRTVKNRYGSTNELGIFEMQGEGLKEVANPSMLFMARHPFSTAPGSVVVPSVEGTRPILVEIQSLVCPTSFGLPRRMTTGVDHNRVALIMAVLEKRVGLRMGNYDAYVNVVGGVKLLEPAVDLAVAIALASSFKEIMVDNDMVVVGEIGLTGEVRPVTALDRRLKEAENMGFKKALVPRTNINKTTFPSIEVYQINTVAEAIEVALMG from the coding sequence ATACGCGCAAAGTCCAGTTTTTTGTGTCAAGAATGTGGCCACCAATCACCGCGTTGGTTAGGTAGGTGTCCCAACTGCGATGCTTGGAACAGTTTGGTTGAGGAAGTTTCTTCACCAGTAAAGAAAAAAATAAAGGCAAACAGTGCCCCGATGCCAATGCTACTTTCAGAGGTTCCATTGGCCCAAGAGGAAAGGTACTCCACCGGCATTGGGGAACTGGACCGAGTGCTCGGTGATGGAGTGGTACCGGGGTCACTGGTATTGATTGGCGGTGACCCGGGCATTGGAAAATCTACTTTGCTGCTACAGGCGGCCAATAGCTTAAGTGCAGGGGGCAAAGTGCTATATGTGTCCGGTGAAGAATCTATCAAACAGGTGGGAATAAGGGCCAAACGACTGGGCATTAATAACTCAAACCTGTACCTAGCTTGCGAAACAGATATTGATATTATTTGCGAACAATTGTCACAGTTATCGCCAAGGGTAGTGATAATAGACTCGATACAAACGATGATACAAGCTGACATTAGTTCTGCACCGGGGAGTGTCTCCCAAGTTAGAGAATGTACCTCCCGTTTAATGCGATATGCAAAGCACTATGGCATATCTATATTTATTGTCGGACACGTTACTAAGGAGGGAACATTGGCCGGGCCAAGGGTGCTTGAACACATGGTGGATACCGTGCTTTACTTTGAAGGGGATCGACATCAAGCCTTCCGCATTCTGCGTACAGTTAAAAATCGTTATGGTTCCACCAATGAATTGGGTATCTTTGAAATGCAGGGCGAGGGGTTAAAGGAAGTGGCCAATCCATCAATGCTATTTATGGCGAGACACCCTTTCTCCACTGCACCGGGCTCGGTGGTGGTTCCCAGTGTTGAGGGCACCAGGCCAATATTGGTAGAAATTCAATCGTTAGTGTGCCCAACATCCTTTGGTTTACCCAGGCGGATGACCACCGGTGTGGATCACAACCGGGTGGCCCTAATTATGGCTGTTCTAGAAAAACGAGTGGGCCTACGGATGGGGAACTACGATGCCTATGTCAACGTTGTGGGTGGAGTGAAGCTGTTGGAACCTGCTGTCGACCTGGCTGTGGCCATAGCATTGGCCTCCAGTTTTAAAGAAATAATGGTTGATAATGATATGGTGGTGGTGGGTGAAATTGGTTTGACTGGTGAAGTCCGACCGGTGACTGCACTGGATAGAAGATTAAAAGAGGCTGAGAACATGGGATTTAAAAAGGCTTTAGTACCAAGGACCAATATCAATAAAACGACATTTCCAAGTATAGAAGTTTACCAGATCAATACCGTGGCCGAAGCCATTGAAGTGGCATTAATGGGTTAA